In the Malus domestica chromosome 16, GDT2T_hap1 genome, one interval contains:
- the LOC103402609 gene encoding heavy metal-associated isoprenylated plant protein 20-like: MGALDALSDYFTISKPRKKRKPMQTVEIKVKMDCDGCERRVKNAVTNMKGAKQVEVNRKQSKVTVTGYVEPNKVLKKVKSTGKKAEIWPYVPYNLVAYPYVAGAYDKKAPSGYVRNVTQALPGPNAPDDKYTSMFSDENPHACSIM; this comes from the exons ATGGGTGCTCTGGATGCTCTTTCAGACTATTTCACAATCTCAAAACCAAGGAAGAAACGAAAGCCAATGCAG ACGGTTGAAATCAAGGTGAAAATGGACTGTGATGGCTGTGAAAGGAGAGTAAAAAATGCTGTTACTAACATGAAAG GGGCTAAGCAAGTGGAGGTGAACAGAAAGCAGAGCAAAGTGACGGTGACGGGATACGTGGAGCCAAacaaggtgttaaagaaagtgaAGAGCACAGGGAAGAAGGCAGAGATTTGGCCGTACGTGCCTTACAACTTGGTGGCATATCCTTATGTCGCCGGAGCTTATGACAAGAAGGCTCCCTCCGGCTACGTGAGGAACGTGACTCAGGCACTTCCGGGCCCGAATGCGCCGGACGACAAGTATACCTCTATGTTTAGCGACGAAAATCCACATGCTTGTTCTATCATGTGA
- the LOC103402610 gene encoding heavy metal-associated isoprenylated plant protein 37 — MTKDDDFKLLKIQTCILKVNIHCDGCKQKVKKLLQRIEGVYQVKIDSDQQKVTVSGSVDSATLIKKLLRAGKHAEIWSQKSNNQSQKGNNNCIKDDKNNNNNKGQKQGILKNFEAFKNQQKFPSFSSEEDDDFLDDEEESEEDKLRFIRGMLRQQQQQQANDANNANAKRNAGVINAAAAAPNNVKMMNNIVESVNPGKKGGPPNQNMKANPGGIDPKTMAALKLNINNGEAKRGNMNDLSAMMNLAGFHGNAAANAAALEANPNVLGGFQAQANPNAAGFPGGGYTTGQIGQQHPSSILMNPNGYTHPSQMMNMQARQAAMQQQPQMMYHRSPLVPPSTGYHNYYPSPGPTFSPTAAAYPYGGEPSYGSNNTAAHMFSDENTSSCSIM; from the exons ATGACCAAAGACGATGACTTTAAGCTCCTCAAAATCCAG ACTTGTATTCTCAAAGTGAACATTCACTGTGATGGTTGTAAGCAGAAAGTCAAGAAACTCCTTCAGAGAATTGAAG GTGTTTACCAAGTGAAAATAGATTCTGATCAGCAGAAAGTCACAGTTTCTGGAAGTGTGGATTCTGCAACTTTGATCAAGAAACTGCTCAGAGCTGGGAAACATGCTGAGATCTGGTCCCAGAAATCTAATAACCAAAGCCAGAAGGGAAACAACAACTGCATCAAAGATGacaagaacaacaacaacaacaaagggcAGAAACAGGGCATCCTCAAGAACTTCGAAGCCTTCAAAAACCAGCAAAAGTTTCCGTCTTTCAGCTCCGAGGAAGATGATGACTTCTTAGACGATGAGGAAGAAAGCGAGGAGGACAAGCTGCGATTTATCCGTGGGATGCTcaggcagcagcagcagcagcaagcaAATGATGCAAACAATGCAAATGCAAAGAGAAATGCTGGAGTGATCAACGCAGCTGCTGCAGCTCCCAACAATGTGAAGATGATGAACAACATTGTTGAAAGTGTGAATCCCGGGAAGAAAGGTGGGCCCCCGAATCAGAACATGAAGGCGAATCCAGGCGGGATTGATCCGAAAACAATGGCCGCCCTGAAGCTGAACATCAATAACGGCGAAGCTAAAAGAGGAAACATGAATGACCTGAGTGCGATGATGAATTTGGCCGGTTTTCATGGAAATGCCGCTGCAAATGCTGCTGCTTTGGAGGCAAATCCCAATGTTCTTGGAGGGTTTCAGGCTCAGGCAAACCCTAATGCAGCAGGTTTCCCAGGTGGTGGATATACCACGGGGCAAATTGGTCAACAACACCCATCTTCTATCCTGATGAATCCAAATGGGTACACCCACCCATCACAGATGATGAATATGCAGGCTAGGCAAGCAGCAATGCAGCAACAGCCACAGATGATGTATCATAGGTCTCCCTTGGTTCCTCCTAGTACTGGCTACCACAATTACTATCCTAGCCCCGGCCCTACCTTTTCCCCTACAGCCGCCGCATACCCCTACGGCGGTGAGCCTAGTTACGGCAGTAATAACACTGCTGCTCACATGTTCAGTGATGAGAACACCAGCAGCTGTTCAATCATGTAA